From the genome of Sulfurimonas hongkongensis:
TTTGATAAGTTTTATACGGCTATCTCTTTTGATATACTCTTCTATTATTCCGTTTGCCCCATCAGGCGACATATCATCTACTATTATCATCTCCCAGTTCTTATATGTTTGCGCTAAAACTGAGTCTATAGTTTGAGATATAAATTTCTCTGAGTTATATGATGGGGTTATTATCGAGACCAAAGACAATTTTGAGTTCATTTTACTATCTTCATAAGTGTAGCTACAATTCTTGTCAAAATAAACACCTTTTCATACTCTTTATCTAACAATAATTTTATATATCTTCTAAGTGTATAAAAGATTGTTTTAATCTCTGTAGAGAGTTTGATTTTTTTTCTACTAGCAGAATCTGCTCTTTCATAGACATAATAGCAAGTATCTTTTGAAGTCTTTTTTATTCGTTTTATATTTTTTGATATAGTTGCCATAAACAGAGCATCTTCATTTTTTATAAGATTTATATCAAATCTTGTATCTTTTATCATATCTCTATGTATCATCTTGGCACAAGGTGATGAAAAGTACTTTCTCATCTTAAACTTGTTGTCCTCACTATCTTTTAGTTTTACAAAACTTCGTCCTATGTAGTTTTCTTTTAAAACATCTAAGTTTTTTTCAAAGTTATAAATATTGCTTATGCCCATAGTCTTGTTTGATGAAACATTTAGTAGATTTTCTAAATAGTTTGCACTTACTAAGTCATCATCATCCACAAACACTATATACTCCTCAGTAGAGACTTCTAGGAGCCTATTTCTAGCATTTGAAACACTAGGGGTTTGTATATATATGTATCTGTACTCAAAACTTACCTTTGATAACAACTTTAGTACATACTCTTCATAACCCTCTCTCTCTCCATTTAGTGCGATATATACGCAAAACTTATCTTTTGAGAGTGTCTGTTTCTCAAAAGAGTCAAAACATCTTTTTATATAGCTATCTGGTTTATATGATGGGATTAGTACTGCTATTTTTTCCACTGCCTGCCTTTTTAGCTCTATATATATTTGAATGCTTTATAAACTAGATTCCGTGTCA
Proteins encoded in this window:
- a CDS encoding glycosyltransferase family A protein, whose translation is MEKIAVLIPSYKPDSYIKRCFDSFEKQTLSKDKFCVYIALNGEREGYEEYVLKLLSKVSFEYRYIYIQTPSVSNARNRLLEVSTEEYIVFVDDDDLVSANYLENLLNVSSNKTMGISNIYNFEKNLDVLKENYIGRSFVKLKDSEDNKFKMRKYFSSPCAKMIHRDMIKDTRFDINLIKNEDALFMATISKNIKRIKKTSKDTCYYVYERADSASRKKIKLSTEIKTIFYTLRRYIKLLLDKEYEKVFILTRIVATLMKIVK